A genomic window from Glycine max cultivar Williams 82 chromosome 17, Glycine_max_v4.0, whole genome shotgun sequence includes:
- the LOC100811239 gene encoding uncharacterized protein: MPSNKQSSMPSNPNPRSSEVGNPMRRSFTGNPFSKPSIVPNHGVKTPANSSSADFSRRGSVGIRESGGSLRDSFDDKENGKDQILKPTKVRSPAVSSKGSKNFMSPTISASCKINESPRKKVLIEKNEAVPSPADKKSHVRKVTFAEPLEEKMIDGIIPNFEEGLRSSLSSEDLSGESETSETHYMDVPLISKNDTDLCFESVNDVNVNVPLVLENDIYTEPSFETEPDCVNLDPTFKLSPTATPPISLKATVVAPLDADPLMPPYDPKTNYLSPRPQFLHYKPKSRMELCRERELDDSFISGSFSDTEVTEDSQSEVSQKESEDVSSDETVKEEEGEISELSPARRTLMPGESVEAKQVPKPRFTVRAKAVALILLLAVAFVSISVTDSPVIDRTVFEGFYKVYVSSEFPEFARANFDLFTQFAKTNFNEIARNLQIWFTKLLSSTSEFISDVRGGHNLAKLQYYNLTIQHDYSMVDQYPIFGHGENEIGETHVPVWDADESDAASDIDGDEDIEGDISEEHYEIYEEQVQQDVATITGAENVLDAPESEEVQSEQLAEAGNLEATVAQEAEANLNVENQPSLNLEVAEISIEAYESDTKQAHENDAELNVNEQSDISLDSDVAAAKDDVAEEKSESIDAAIKGNEGRLGAIDIPPHVVLCLLLGAGTVLIAGAAFNWSRKKGSKSISSVEKPLELHNDSFPSKNKQISPEKSSGPVEMDVLEDSSCPSEASSIQQSSFYCEKEVNEGHRLGPEKKRKNNYRRESLASSASDYSMGSPSYGSLTLYEKIPIKQGHWEDEIITPVRRSSRIRNQATSPS, from the exons ATGCCTTCTAACAAACAATCTTCAATGCCGTCAAACCCTAATCCAAGAAGTTCCGAAGTCGGTAACCCTATGAGAAGGAGTTTCACTGGAAACCCCTTCTCCAAACCCTCAATTGTCCCAAACCATGGAGTAAAAACTCCCGCCAACAGCTCTTCTGCAG ATTTTTCGAGAAGAGGCTCTGTTGGGATTCGGGAAAGCGGAGGGTCGTTGAGGGACTCCTTTGATGACAAAGAAAACGGGAAAGATCAGATTTTGAAACCGACAAAGGTTCGATCACCAGCTGTTTCTTCAAAGGGCTCAAAGAATTTCATGTCTCCGACCATTTCTGCTTCCTGCAAGATCAATGAGTCTCCCAGAAAGAAAGTCCTGATTGAGAAGAATGAGGCAGTTCCGAGTCCCGCAGACAAGAAAAGCCACGTTCGCAAGGTAACTTTTGCCGAGCCCTTGGAGGAGAAAATGATTGATGGGATCATCCCCAATTTTGAGGAAGGTCTCAGATCTTCCCTGAGTAGTGAAGATTTGAGTGGTGAGAGTGAAACTAGTGAAACTCATTATATGGATGTTCCCTTGATTTCAAAGAATGATACAGATTTGTGCTTTGAATCTGTCAATGATGTGAATGTGAATGTTCCTTTGGTTCTAGAAAATGACATTTACACTGAACCATCATTTGAAACTGAGCCTGATTGTGTTAACCTTGACCCTACTTTTAAGCTTAGCCCCACTGCCACTCCTCCGATTTCATTGAAAGCTACCGTCGTGGCTCCTCTGGATGCGGATCCCTTGATGCCCCCTTATGACCCTAAAACCAACTACCTCTCCCCTAGACCACAGTTTCTTCACTACAAACCGAAATCTCGAATGGAACTCTGCAGGGAAAGGGAATTGGATGACAGCTTCATATCTGGAAGCTTTTCAGATACAGAAGTCACTGAGGATTCCCAGTCTGAAGTCTCACAGAAGGAATCGGAGGATGTTTCTTCAGATGAAACTGTTAAGGAAGAAGAGGGTGAAATTTCTGAACTAAGTCCTGCTAGGAGGACTCTCATGCCAGGGGAATCTGTTGAAGcaaaacaagttccaaaaccACGCTTCACAGTGAGAGCAAAGGCTGTTGCTCTTATCTTGCTTCTTGCAGTTGCTTTTGTATCAATCTCAGTCACAGATTCACCTGTGATTGATCGAACTGTGTTTGAAGGTTTCTACAAGGTTTATGTATCATCTGAATTTCCTGAGTTTGCAAGGGCTAATTTTGATCTATTCACCCAGTTTgcaaaaacaaatttcaatgaGATAGCTCGAAATTTGCAAATTTGGTTTACCAAGTTGCTGTCTTCAACTTCAGAGTTCATTTCAGATGTTAGAGGAGGACACAATTTGGCCAAGTTGCAATATTATAACTTGACTATTCAGCACGATTACTCCATGGTGGATCAGTACCCTATATTTGGTCATGGAGAAAATGAAATAGGTGAGACTCACGTACCAGTATGGGACGCTGATGAGAGTGATGCTGCCTCAGATATTGACGGTGATGAGGATATTGAGGGGGATATTTCGGAGGAGCATTATGAAATATATGAAGAGCAAGTTCAGCAAGATGTTGCAACAATTACTGGAGCTGAAAATGTTTTGGATGCTCCAGAATCCGAGGAAGTACAATCAGAGCAACTGGCTGAAGCAGGAAACTTAGAAGCAACGGTTGCACAAGAAGCTGAGGCTAACTTAAATGTTGAAAATCAGCCAAGTTTGAATTTGGAGGTTGCTGAAATCTCTATTGAAGCGTATGAATCAGATACAAAGCAGGCACACGAAAATGATGCTGAACTCAATGTCAACGAACAAAGTGACATAAGTTTAGATTCAGATGTTGCTGCAGCGAAAGATGATGTAGCAGAGGAAAAATCAGAAAGCATAGATGCTGCGATTAAAGGGAATGAAGGGCGATTAGGAGCAATTGACATTCCTCCACATGTGGTGCTATGTTTGCTGCTCGGTGCAGGTACTGTTTTAATTGCAGGTGCAGCTTTCAATTGGTCAAGGAAGAAGGGTAGCAAAAGCATAAGCTCCGTGGAGAAACCCCTGGAGTTACATAATGACTCCTTTCCATCTAAGAACAAACAGATTTCTCCAGAGAAATCATCTGGGCCCGTAGAAATGGACGTGCTTGAAGATTCATCATGCCCTTCAGAAGCGAGCAGCATTCAGCAAAGCTCATTCTACTGTGAAAAAGAAGTGAATGAAGGTCACAGACTAGGCCCTGAGAAGAAGCGCAAGAATAACTACAGGAGAGAATCTTTGGCTTCTTCTGCATCAGACTATTCCATGGGTTCCCCATCCTATGGAAGCTTAACTTTGTATGAGAAAATTCCAATCAAGCAG GGACATTGGGAGGACGAGATCATCACTCCTGTTAGGCGTTCAAGTAGAATTAGAAACCAAGCCACTTCTCCTTCATAA